ACCGCGCGCGCAAAGGCCAGCGCGAAGCCGGTCAGCAGGGCCGGCAGCACGATCGGCAGCACCACCAGGCGGAAGGTCTGCCAGCGATGCGCGCCCAGCGAGGCCGCGGCCTCCTCCAGCTCGGTCTCCATGTCCTCCAGCACCGGCTGCACCGTGCGCACGACAAAGGGCAGGCCGATGAAGATCAGCGCCACCAGGATGCCCAGCGGCGTGAACGCCACCTTGATGCCCCAGGGCTCCAGCAGCTTGCCGAGCCAGCCGTTGCCGGCGTAGAGCGCGGTCAGCGCGATGCCGGCGACGGCGGTGGGCAGCGCGAAGGGCAGATCGACCAGCGCGTCGACCAGCTTCTTGCCCGGAAACTCGTAGCGCACCAGCGACCAGGCCAGGATCAGGCCGAACACCACATTGATCGCGGCGGCCAGCACCGCGGCGCCAAAGCTCAGCTTGTAGGAGGCCAGCACGCGCGGCGCGGTGGCCGCGGCCCAGAAGGCGTCGAAGCCATGGCCCGCGGCCTTCATGAAGACCGCCGTCAGCGGCAGCAGCACCAGCAGCGACAGGTAGAACAGGGTGAAGCCCATCGTGGGCCCGAAGCCGGGCAGCACGCGGCGCGGCTTGCGTTTGGGCGCGGCCGCGGGCGGCGCGCCGTCGAGAACGGCGGTGTTCATGGCGAAGGCTGGAATAAAGGGGAACCGCTCAGCGCTTGGTCACGACCAGCTGGTCATAGATGCCGCCATCGGCGAAATGCGTCTTCGCGACCGCCGGCCAGCCGCCCAGCAGCGAGTCCACCGTGAAGGTCTTGACCGCCGGGAAGCGCGCCGCATGCTTGGCCGCCACCGCCTTGTCGCGCGGGCGGAAGTTGTGCTTGGCGATGATGTCCTGGCCCTCGGGCGAGAACAGGAAATCGGCATAGGCCTTGGCCGCGGCGGCCGTGCCCTTCTTGGCCACGACCTTCTCGACCACCGCGATCGGCGCCTCGGCCTCGATCGTGATGCTGGGGTAGACCACGTCGAACTTGCCCTTGCCGACCTCGTTCTCGATCAGCTCGGCCTCGTTCTCGAAGGTCACCAGCACATCGCCGATGTCGCGCTGGGTGAAGGTGGTGGTGGCACCGCGGCCGCCGCCGTCCAGCACCGGCACATTGGCCAGCAGCTTAGCCACGAACTCGCGCGCCTGCGCATCGTTGCCGCCCTTGGCGATCACCGAGCCCCAGGCGCCCAGATAGGTGTAGCGGCCGTTGCCCGAGGTCTTGGGATTCGGCACGATCACCGCGACGCCGCTGCGCGCCAGATCGGCCCAGTCCTTGATCGCCTTCGGGTTGCCCTTGCGCACCAGGAACACCGTGGTGGTGGTGTAGGGCGCGGCGCCATGCGGCAGGGCGTTGCGCCAGTCGTTCTTGATCAGGCCCTTCTCGGCCAGCAGGTCCAGGTCCGTGGCCTGGTTCATCGTCACCACATCGGCCTCCAGGCCGCCGACCACCGACAGGGCCTGGCGGCTGGAGCCGCCATGCGACTGGCTGACCGCCACGCTCTTGCCGGTCTTGGCCTGGTACTGCTTGGCGAAGGCCGGGTTGATGTCCTTGTAGAGCTCGCGGCTGACGTCGTAGGAGACGTTCAGCAGGGACGCGTCCTGGGCCAGGGCCGGCAGGGCCAGCAGGGCGGAGGACAGGCCCAGGGTCAGGATCGTGATCGGCTTGGTCAACATGCGTTTCTCGTTGCGACCCGCGGGTCTTTATGCGTTTGAAGACCCGAAGAGTGCCAAGAAGCGCTTATTCGCGGAACGACAGTTTTCGTATTTGCTTATCCGGAATTTGCTTTGCCAATTTTCTGATTTGCTCAGAAAGCAGGGATCAACGAGCCCTTCAGCTGACCCTCGACGAAGGCGCGCACCTCGGGCGACTGGAAGGCCCGCAGTAGCTTCGGCACCCAGGCCTGGTCCTTGTCGGCGCTGCGCACCGCCAGCAGATTGGCATAGGGGTTGGCGCGGGACTCCTCGATCGCGATCGCGTCGCGGGTCGGCACCAGGCCGGCCTGCACCGCGAAGTTGGTGTTGATCGCGCTGGCGTCCAGGTCGTCCAGGGTGCGCGGCAGCTGGGCGGCCTCGACCGGGATGATCTGCAGGCCGCGCGGGTTCTCGGCGATATCGGCCAGGCTGGCGCTGATGCCGGCCGTGGGCTTGAGCTTGATCAGGCCGTTCTTGGCCAGCAGGTTCAGCGCGCGGCCGCTGTTGCTGGGGTCGTTCTGGATGCCGATGCGGGCGCCCTTGGGCAGCTCGGCCAGGCTCTTGAACTTCTTCGAATAGAAGCCCAGCGGCGCGGTCACCGTGTAGCCGACCGGGCTGATCTTGTAGCCGCGCGCCTGGATCTGGCTCTGCAGAAAGGGCAGGTGCTGGTAGCTGTTGGCCTGCACATCGCCGGCGTCCAGCGCGGCATTGGGCTGGATGTAGTCGGCGAACTCGACGATCTGCAGCTTGAGGCCCTCGCGCTCGGCCGCCACCTTCTTCGCGACCTCGGCGATCTGGGCATGCGGGCCGTTGGTGACCGCGATCTTGATGGTGTGATCCTGGGCCGAGGCGGCAGCGAAGGCGAGCGTCAGGGCGGCGGTCAGCAGGAGTTGCCGTTTCTTCATGGTCATGTGTTGCTTGGGTTGGAGGGATTCAGAGGGCGTGCACGGCCTGCAAGGCCTGCAGCAGCTCAGCGCGCAGCCCGGCCGCGCCGGCGTCCGCGTGGCGCGGCACGGCGATCTCGCGCGCGATGCGGCCCGGCCGGGCCTGCATCACCAGCACGCGGTTGGCCAGGCGCAGCGCCTCGTCAACGTCATGCGTCACCAGCAGCAGCGCCGTGCCATGGGCGCGCGCCAGCGCCAGCACCAGGTCCTGCAGCCGCAGCCGGGTGAAGGCATCCAGCGCCGAGAAGGGTTCGTCCAGCAGCAGCAGGCGCGGCCGGGTGTAGAGCGCGCGGGCGATCGCGACGCGCTGGGCCTGGCCGCCGGAGAGCTGCTTGGGCAGCGCGCCGGCCAGCTCGCTCAGGCCCACCTCGGCCAGCAGCGCGGCGACGCGCTCACGGTCGCAGCCCTGGCCGATGTCAAAGCCCACGTTCTCGGCCACCGTCAGCCACGGAAACAGCCGCGGCTCCTGGAATACATAGCCGATCGCGCGCGACGGGCCGGCCAGCGGCGCGCCGTCCAGCCAGAGCCGGCCCTCGAAATCCCGCTCCAGCCCGGCGACAAGGCGCAGCAGGGTGCTCTTGCCGCAGCCGCTGGCGCCCACCAGGGCCAGCACCTCGCCCGCGGCCAGGCGCAGCGACAGCTCGCCCAACACCGGCTCGTGTGCGCCGGCGAAGCGCTTGTGCTGCAGCTGCAGCTCCAGCATCAGGGGGCTCCGAAACCGTCGCGCCAATGCAGCGCGCGGCGCTCCAGCCGGGCCATCAGCGAATCGCTGGCCTTGCCCAGCAGGGCCAGCAGCAGGATCGCGGCCAACACGATGTCGGCGCGGCTGGTCTCGCGGCCGTCGGTCAGCAGATAGCCCAGGCCGCGGCTGGCGGCGATCAGCTCGGCCGCCACCATGAACATCCAGGCCAGCGACAGGCCATTGCGCAGCCCGGTCAAGAGGGCCGGCTGTGCGGCGGGCAGCAGCACCCGGCGCGCCAGCGCCAGGCCGGCCAGGCCGCGCAGCCGCGCCACCTCGACCAGCTTGCGGTCCACGTCGCGAAAGCCCGCGGCCACGCCCATATAGACCGGGAAAAAGGCGCCGATCGCGATCAGCGTGAGCTTGGGCGCCTCGTCGATGCCCAGCCACAGCAGCAGCAGCGGCACCCAGGCCAGCGAGGGGATCGCGCGCAGCGCCTGGAAGCTCGGATCCAGCAGGGCCTCGGCCCAGCGCGACAGGCCCACCAGCGCGCCCAGCAGCACCGCCAGCGCGGTGCCCAGCGCAAAACCGATCGCGACGCGCGCGCTGCTGGCGGCCAGATGCCCCAACAAGCCCTGACCCCGGGCCAGCTGCCACAGGGTCTGCAGCACCTCGCTGGGCGCCGGCAGCAGATGCGGTGCGATCCAGCCGGCACGCACCGCCAGCTCCAGCGCCGCCAGCAGGGCCAGCGGCAGCGCCAGGCCTAGCCAGGCCGGCGGCGCCAGGCGGCGGGGCGCGGGCGCGGCGGCCGGCGTGGCCGATGACACTGCGACCCGGTTCAGCTGGGCGATCAGCTCATGCTCCATCGCGTCGCGCTCCGCCGGCCGCCTCAGGCCCTGGCCAGCAGGCCCGCGGCGAAGCGGGTGTCCACCAGCTGGGTCACGGCCCGGCCCAGGTCGGTGCCGGGCTTGACCAGCTGCTCGTCCAGCAGGATGGGCGCGGCCATCTGCAGGGCCTTCACATGCTCGGCCGAGGGCAGGGGCTGGGACAGGTCGGTGCGCAGCTTCACCTGCAGCAGCGCCACCGGCAGGCTGACCTTGGCCTCCTCGGCCAGGATCTTCGCGGCCTCGCTCGGGTTGGCCTGGGTCCAGCGGCGCGCGCGTTCATAGCCGGCGATCACGCGCTGCACCAGCTGCGGATGCCTGCCGAGGAACTCCTCGCGCACATTCAGGAAGCCATAGGTGTTGAAGCCGACATTGCGGTAGAGCAGGCGCGAGCCGGCATCGAGCTCGCTGGCCGCCATATGCGGATCCAGCCCGGCCCAGGCATCGACCCGGCCCTGCTCCAGCGCCGCGCGGCCGTCGGCATGCTGCAGGGCCACATGCTCGATGTCGCCGCGCTTCAGGCCCACCGTGTGCAGCGCGCGCAGCAGGAACAGATAGGGATCGGTGCCCTTGGTGGCGGCGATCTTCCTGCCCCTCAGGTCGGCCAGGCTGCGGATGCCCGAGTCGGGCCGCACCACCAGCGCCGTCCATTCGGGACGCGAGAAGATATAGGGCGCGCGGATCGGGTTGCCATTGGCGCGCGCCAGCAGCGCGGCCAGCCCGGCGGTGGAGCCGATGTCCAGGCTGCCGGCATTCAGGTATTCCAGCGCACGGTTGCTGCCGGCGCTGAGCACCCAGCGGACGGCGATGCCATCCTTCCTCAGCTCCTCCTCCAGCCAGCCGAAGCGGCGCAGCACCAGGCTGGTCGGCGAGTAGTAGGCATAGTCCAGGCGCAGCTCCCTGGGCAGCGCCTCGGCGGCACGCCCCAGGCCGGGCAGGGCGCTGGCCAGGGCGAGGCCCAGACCTTGGCGGCGGGTGAGGCTCATGCGGCGTTCTCCAGTGGCGGTGCGTCCAGCCGCACCTTGCGGCCGGCATGGCGTTCGTTGAGACGGGAGCCGGCGCCAAACAGCTGCTGGCGCAGGGTGCCCGGCCGGTAGTCGCGGCGGTAGCGGCCGCGCTGTTGCAGCTCGGGCACGACCAGCTCCACCACGTCGCGGAAGGTTTCGTGGGCCACCGCATAGGCGAGGTTGAAGCCGTCGATGCCGGTGGCGTCCTGCCAGTCGATCAGCTGCTCGGCGATCTGGGCCGGGTCGCCGACCAGCACCGGGCCGCGCCCGCCCAGGCCGATGAACTCGGCCGCCTCGCCGACGGTCCAGCGCCGGTCCGGGTCGGCGCTGCTGAAGGAGGCCAGCGCGCTGCGGCCGGCCTGGGTGTCCAGGTATTCGATCATCGCATCGCGCGGGTAGCGCGAGAAGTCCACCCCGGTCCAGCCGGAAAGCAGGGTCAGCGCGGCCTCGATATCGATATGGGCGCGGTACTCATCGAGCTTGGCGCGCGCGGCGGCTTCGGTCTCGCCGGTGATGATCAGGGCCTGGGCATAGACCAGCACATCCTCGGCGCGGCGCCCGGCCGCCAGCGCGGACGCGCGCACGCCGTCCACATAGGCGCGCAGCACCTGCCGGCTGGGGCCGCTGACGAACACGCATTCGGCATGCCGGCCGGCGAAGGCCTTGCCGCGGCTGGAGGTGCCGGCCTGGTAGAGCACCGGCGTGCGCTGCGGCGAGGGTTCGCTCAGGTGGATGCCCGGCACGCGGTAATGGGCGCCCCGATGCCGGATCGCATGCACCTTGGCCGGATCGGTGAAGACGCGGCCGGCCTTGTCGCGCCGCAGCGCATCCTCGTCCCAGCTCAGTTCCCAGAGCTTGTAGACCACCTCCAGGTACTCGTCGGCCAGGTCGTAGCGCTCGTCATGGCCGATCTGCGCCTCCAGCCCGAGGTTGCGCGCGGCGCTGTCCAGATAGCCGGTGACGATGTTCCAGCCGATGCGGCCGCGGGTCAGATGGTCCAGGGTCGAGATCCGGCGCGCGAAGCTGTAGGGATGCTCATAGGTCAGCGCGCAGGTGACCCCGAAGCCCAGGTGCTCGGTCGCGGCCGCCATCAGCGGCACCAGGGCCAACGGGTCGCCCAGCGGCAGCTGCACGCCATGGCGCAGCGCCGCCGCGGCGCTGCCGGCATGCACGTCGTAGACCCCCAGCACATCGGCAAGGAACACGCCGTCGAAGCGCCCGCGCTCCAGCAGCCGGGCCAGGTCTTGCCAGTAGGCCGGATCGGTGTAGCGATGCGACTGGTCGCGCGGATGCGTCCACAGGCCGGGGCTTTGATGCCCCACCGTGTTCATCGCGAAGGCGTTGAACCTGATCGGCTTGAGGCTCATTGCAGGAAGCTGGGCCGGGCATAGCCCGGGAATTTCTGCTCCAGCACGGCCTTGAACTCCGGCGCGCGGAAGGCCTCGGCGATGTCGCGGGCCCAGGGCAGGTCCCTGTGCTTGCCCTGCACCGCGGCGACCAGCAGGTAATGGTCGGGCGTCTTCTCCAGCACCACCGCCTCGGTCAGCTTCAGGCCGGAGGAGATCGCGAAGTTGCCGTTGACGATCGCGTACTCGGCATCGTCCAGGGTGCGCGGCAGCTGGGCCGCCTCCAGCGGCTGCAGGCGCAGGCCCAGCGGGTTGGTGGCGATGTCCTTCTCGCTGACGCGCAGCGGGTCCAGGCCCGGCTTGATCGTCAGCAGCTTGTGCTGCTCCAGCAGCACCAGGGCGCGGGCCAGATTGCTGGGGTCGTTGGGCAGGGTGATGCGGTCGCCGGCCTTGATCTCGGCGATGCTCTTGCGCTTCTTCGAGTAGATGCCCAGCGGCGCGATCGGGCCCTGCACGATCTCGACCAGGTCCAGCTTCTGGTCGGTCTTGAACTTGTTCAGGTAGATGATGTGCTGGAAGAAGTTGGCATCCAGCGAGCCCTGGGCCAGCGCGAAATTGGGCTGCACATAGTCGTTGAACTCGACCAGCTTGAGCTTGTAGCCCTTCTTCTCCAGCAGCGGCTGGATGCCCAAGCGCAGCACCTCGATATTGGAGCCGGCGGTGGCTCCGATCACGAGTTCCTTCTTGGCCTGGGCCAGGACGGGCAGGGTGGCGGCCGCGAGGGCCAGGGCGATCAGGGAGCGTCGTGCTGTTTTCATGGGCGAGTCTGGTGGGAAGGGAATGGAGGGGTCAGCGCTTGTCGAGCCGCCGCGCCGCCGTGTTGCCGACGAACTGGATGATCTGCACCAGCGCGATCAGCACCGCGACGGTCAGGACCATCACGTCGGTCTGGAAGCGGTAATAGCCGTAGCGGATCGCCAGGTCGCCGATGCCGCCGCCGCCGACCACGCCGGCCACCGCCGAATAGGACAGGAAGCTGATCGCCAGCACCGTCAGCGCACTGACCAGGCCGGCGCGCGCCTCGCGCACCAGCACCCGCCAGACGATCTGCAGCTCGGAAGCGCCCATCGCATGGGCCGCCTCGATCACGCCGCGCGGCACCTCGCGGATGCATTGCTCGACCAGGCGCGCGAAATAGGGAATCGCCGCGAAGGACAGCGGCACCGCCGCGGCCAGCGGGCCGATCGAGGTGCCGGCGATCACGCGGGTGAAGGGCACCAGCGCGACCAGCAGGATGATGAAGGGGAAGCTGCGCACCGTGTTGACCAGCCAGTTCAGCACGCGATAGGCGGCCGGCCGGTCCAGCGACTGGCCCGGGCTCAAGAGGAACAGCAGCACGCCCAGCGGGCCGCCGAAGATGATGGCGGCCGAGAGGCCGATGGCCAGCATCAGCGCGGTCTGGCCGAAGGCGACCCACAGCTCGGGCAGGATCGCGACGATGCTCTCAGGCATGCAGGGCCTCCTGTTGCTCGCGTTCGGCCTGCTGCTGCAGCTGGGCCAGGCGCTGCAGCGCCGCCAGCTCGCGCGCCAGCGCGCTGCGGCCCTTGGTGGCGGCCTCCGCGACCGCGAACTGCTCGGCGATGCGGCCGTCCTCGATCACCGCGACATGGCGGCACAGCTGCTGCACCACCGCCAGCTCATGCGTGACGATCACCAGGGTCACGCCCAGGCTGCGGTTGATGTCGGCCAGGGTGGCCAGCAGCTCGCGCGTGGTCTCGGCGTCCAGCGCCGATGTCGGCTCGTCGCACAGCAGCACCGCCGGCCGCGGCGCCAGCGCGCGCGCGATCGCGACGCGCTGCTTCTGCCCGCCGCTGAGCTGGGCCGGATAGCTGCCGGCCTTGTCGGCCAGGCCCACCAGGGCCAGGCATTCGGCGACGCGGGCCTCGATCGCGGCACGGCCGATGCCGCCATGCAGACGCAGCGGGAAGGCCACGTTCTCGGCCACGGTGGCGTTCTGCAGCAGGTTGAACTGCTGGAAGATCATGCCGATCTGCTGGCGCGCCGCGCGCAGCTCGCGCTTGGACAGCGCGCTCAGCTCGCGCCCGGCCACGATCACGCGGCCGGCCTCGGGCCGCTCCAGCAGGTTGATCAGGCGCAGCAGGGTGGACTTGCCGGCGCCGCTCTTGCCGATCAGGCCGAAGATGTCGCCCTCGCGCACCTGCAGGCTGGCGTTCTTGACCGCGTCGAAGCGCCGCCCGTCGGGCAGCGCGAAGGATTTGTCCAGGTTCTCCAGCCGGATCAGCGGCGGCGCCTCGGCGGGGGTCAGGTGTTGCACCGTGGAAGAGCTCATCGTCGGATTCAGGGATTTCAGGAATAGGCGGTGGGTTCGGGGAAGCGGCCGTCGAGGCGGTGCCGGCCGAGGTCGCGCAGCTTGTAGTCCACCGGGTCGTGCAGGGTGTGGACGCGGGCATTGCGCCAGAAGCGGTCCAGGCCCAGGCGGCCCGAGGTGCTGCGCGCACCGGTCAGCTCGAACAGCTGCGAGCCGATCTCGATCGCGGCGCGATGCGCCAGCACCTTGGCCTCGGCGCCGGCGATCGCCACCTCGCCGCGCTCGTCGGCGCTCAGGGCCTCGCCGCGCGCCAGCGCCTGCTGCAGGCGCGTCACCGCGGCCGCGGCCGCCAGCTGGGCGGCGCGCACCTTCAGCCACAGGTCGCCGTAGCGCTGCTGCAGGATCGGCTCGTCGGCGGCGCGCTCGACGCCGGCGGCGAACCAGGGCCGGGACTGCTCGACCGTGTAGCGCCGCGCGGCCTCGAAGGCGCCCTCGGCCAGGCCCAGGTAGAGATGGCTCATCACCAGCTGCGCCACCTGCGAGCGCAGGGTGGCGCGCGGCGTCGGCACGCTGCCGGGCAGCTGCAGCAGCTCGGCATCGGCGAGCCAGACGTTCTCGAAACGCACGGTGCCGCTGTCGGTCTGGCACTGGCCGAAGGCGTCCCAGTCGCTCTCGACCGTCACGCCCTCGCGGCGCGTCGGCACGATGCCGATCAGGAAGCCCGCGTCGGCCGTCGTGGCCGACAGGGTCAGGCGGTCCGAGCCATAGGCGCCGGAGCAGAAGCTCTTGACGCCCTCGAGCCGCCAGCCGCCATCGACGCGCCGGGCACGCAGCCGCTGGTCGGCCGGGTTCAGCGCATTGCCCCAGAACAGGCGCTGCTCGGCGGTGTCGCTCAGGTAGCGCGTGCCATGCTGCTGCGCGGCCGGGCCGGCGTAGAGCCGCACGCCGTAGAGCTGCAGATGGTGAAAACCGAACACATGGGCCAGCGCGCTGTCGACCCGGGCGATCCGCCGCACCGCGTCGAAGAGCTCGGCGGCCTCGCCGCCCTGCCCGCCCAGCTCGCGCGGGATGCTCAGGGCCAGCAGGCCGCTGGCGCGGATCAGCTCGCGCTCGCGCGCCGCATGGCCGCCGGCGCGGTCGCGTTCGACCGCGGTCTCGGCCAGCTGTTCGATCAGGCGCTCCAGCGTGTTGGTGGCCGAGGCGCTCGGGCGGGCGGCGAGGGATTCGGAGGTCAGGCTCATCGGAAGAAACTGCGGGAGGGTGAGACGTTGGAGAAAAAGAAAGGTCCAGAACCGTGGTCGGGTGTCTCCTTCGCCATACCCCTATGACACCCCATGACAACCCGACCACGGCCTGGCCCGTCCCCATGCCGGCCTCAAGGCCGGCATGTGCTGTTGTTATTGATTCGATCGCTCCCTGATTTGCGGCTCGCTGGCTGCTTTCTTCTCCTCTTCCAGGCTCTCAGACTAAGGTCCGGCGCCGCGGGCGGCCACGAAGCAAATCGCGTTTGCTTGGGTGCCGCCTGCATAAGCTACAGGGCGCGGCCTCAGACGGCCGCCAGCGCCTGGTCCAGGTCGGCGAGCAGGTCGTCGATATGCTCGATGCCCAGCGACAGGCGCACCAGGTCCTCGCCGACGCCGGCGCGGTCCAGCTCCGCCGGCGAGAGCTGGCGGTGCGTGGTGGAGGCCGGATGGGTGGCCAGCGATTTGGCGTCGCCGATATTGACCAGACGGGTGAAGAGCTGCAGCGCGTCGAGGAAGCGCGCACCGGCCGCGCGCGCGGCCTCGCCGTCGGCGGCCTTCAGCCCGAAGGTCAGCACGCCCGAGGCCCGGCCGCCCAGGTACCGCTTCGCCAGGCCATGGTCGGGATGGTCCTCCAGGCCCGCGTAGTTGACCCAGGCGACCTTGGCATGGCCGCGCAGATGGCGGGCCGCCGCCAGCGCGTTGTCGCTGATGCGCTCGACGCGCAGCGCCACCGTCTCGATGCCCTGCAGGATCAGGAAGGCGTTGAAGGGCGAGATCGCCGCGCCGGTGTTGCGCAGCGGCACGACGCGGGCGCGCGTGATGTAGGCCGCGTCGCCGGCGGCCTCGGTGTAGACCACGCCGTGGTAGCTGACGTCCGGCTCGTTCAGGCGCTTGAAGCGCTGCTTGTGCTGGGCCCAGGGGAACTTGCCGGAGTCGATGATCGCGCCGCCGACCGCGGCGCCATGGCCGCCCAGGTATTTGGTCAGCGAATGCACGACGATGTCGGCGCCATGCTCGATCGGCCGCACCAGCACCGGGCTGGGCACGGTGTTGTCGACGATCAGCGGCACGCCATGGCGGTGCGCGATCGCGGCGATCGCGGCGATGTCGGTGATATTGCCCTGCGGGTTGCCCAGCGACTCGACGAACACCGCCTTGGTCCGTTCGTTGATCAGCGCCTCGAAGCTCTCGGGCTTGCGGTAGTCGGCGAACTGGGTCTGGATGCCGTATTGCGGCAGGGTATGGGCGAACAGGTTGTAGGTGCCGCCGTAGAGCGCGCTGGAGGCGACGATGTTGTCGCCGGCCTCGGCGATGGTCAGGATCGCGTAGGTCACCGCCGCCTGGCCCGAGGCCAGGGCCAACGCCGCGATGCCGCCCTCCAGCGCGGCCAGGCGCTGCTCCAGCACGTCCTGGGTCGGGTTGTTGATGCGGGTGTAGATCGGGCCGGTGGCCTTCAGGTCGAACAGGTCGGCACCATGCTGGGCGCTGTCGAAGGCATAGGCCACGGTCTGGTAGATCGGCACCGCGACCGCGCGCGTCGTCGGGTCGCCCGCATAGCCGGCATGCACCGAGCGGGTCTCGAAACGCCAGTCGGGGTTCAGGGTCGGGCGGCACTGGGCCTGCGGCCCTTCTTCAGCAACAACATCGCTCATGCGGCTCTCCAGTCTGGGTGATCGTGACGAGAGCCCAGGCTAGGTGCGGCGCGGCGGCGCGTGAACTGCGTTCGCCGCATAAGCAAATGCGGCATAGCAAATGCAAAAGCCTTGCTTCGCGCGCGCCGCCGGCGCGGCTATGTTGGCGCCATCATGACGACGCTCGAAGACTCCGCCCCGCTGCCGCTGCTGGACCTGCGCGACTTTGCCGACCCGGCCACCCGCGCGCCCTTCGTCGCCCGGCTGCGCGAGGCCGCCCATGGCGCCGGCTTCTTCTACCTGCGCGGCCATGGCCTGACCGAGCGCGAGCAGGCCGAGCTGCTGCGCCAGTCGCGCGCCTTCTTCGCGCTGCCGCGCGCCGTCAAGCAGGCGCTGCACATGGCGAACTCGCCGCATTTCCGCGGCTACACCGCGGCCGGCGACGAGATCACGCGCGGCGCGCGCGACTGGCGCGAGCAGCTGGACATCGGCGCCGAGCGCGCACCGCTGCCGGAGAGCGGCGCGGCCGACGCGGCCTGGCGCCGCCTGCAGGGCCCGAACCAATGGCCGGCCGAGCTGCCGACGCTGCGGCCCTGCCTGCTGGACTGGCAGCAGCGCCTGACCGAGGTCGGCCTGACCCTGCTGCGCGCGCTGGCCCTGGCGCTGGAGCAGCCCGAGGCGCGCCTGGCG
This genomic stretch from Roseateles sp. DAIF2 harbors:
- a CDS encoding acyl-CoA dehydrogenase family protein, which translates into the protein MSLTSESLAARPSASATNTLERLIEQLAETAVERDRAGGHAARERELIRASGLLALSIPRELGGQGGEAAELFDAVRRIARVDSALAHVFGFHHLQLYGVRLYAGPAAQQHGTRYLSDTAEQRLFWGNALNPADQRLRARRVDGGWRLEGVKSFCSGAYGSDRLTLSATTADAGFLIGIVPTRREGVTVESDWDAFGQCQTDSGTVRFENVWLADAELLQLPGSVPTPRATLRSQVAQLVMSHLYLGLAEGAFEAARRYTVEQSRPWFAAGVERAADEPILQQRYGDLWLKVRAAQLAAAAAVTRLQQALARGEALSADERGEVAIAGAEAKVLAHRAAIEIGSQLFELTGARSTSGRLGLDRFWRNARVHTLHDPVDYKLRDLGRHRLDGRFPEPTAYS
- a CDS encoding methionine ABC transporter ATP-binding protein, translated to MSSSTVQHLTPAEAPPLIRLENLDKSFALPDGRRFDAVKNASLQVREGDIFGLIGKSGAGKSTLLRLINLLERPEAGRVIVAGRELSALSKRELRAARQQIGMIFQQFNLLQNATVAENVAFPLRLHGGIGRAAIEARVAECLALVGLADKAGSYPAQLSGGQKQRVAIARALAPRPAVLLCDEPTSALDAETTRELLATLADINRSLGVTLVIVTHELAVVQQLCRHVAVIEDGRIAEQFAVAEAATKGRSALARELAALQRLAQLQQQAEREQQEALHA
- a CDS encoding O-acetylhomoserine aminocarboxypropyltransferase/cysteine synthase family protein, whose amino-acid sequence is MSDVVAEEGPQAQCRPTLNPDWRFETRSVHAGYAGDPTTRAVAVPIYQTVAYAFDSAQHGADLFDLKATGPIYTRINNPTQDVLEQRLAALEGGIAALALASGQAAVTYAILTIAEAGDNIVASSALYGGTYNLFAHTLPQYGIQTQFADYRKPESFEALINERTKAVFVESLGNPQGNITDIAAIAAIAHRHGVPLIVDNTVPSPVLVRPIEHGADIVVHSLTKYLGGHGAAVGGAIIDSGKFPWAQHKQRFKRLNEPDVSYHGVVYTEAAGDAAYITRARVVPLRNTGAAISPFNAFLILQGIETVALRVERISDNALAAARHLRGHAKVAWVNYAGLEDHPDHGLAKRYLGGRASGVLTFGLKAADGEAARAAGARFLDALQLFTRLVNIGDAKSLATHPASTTHRQLSPAELDRAGVGEDLVRLSLGIEHIDDLLADLDQALAAV
- a CDS encoding isopenicillin N synthase family oxygenase — protein: MTTLEDSAPLPLLDLRDFADPATRAPFVARLREAAHGAGFFYLRGHGLTEREQAELLRQSRAFFALPRAVKQALHMANSPHFRGYTAAGDEITRGARDWREQLDIGAERAPLPESGAADAAWRRLQGPNQWPAELPTLRPCLLDWQQRLTEVGLTLLRALALALEQPEARLAAAFEGAPVQHLKIIRYPGRQPGDSDQGVGPHKDSGCLTLLLQDRQGGLQVQREPGAAWSEVPPLPGSLVVNLGEVLEILSDGFLRATRHRVVSPPAGVDRLSVAFFLGPRLDAQLPALPLPPALAARARGIEQDPLNPLLDHAGRNFLKGRLRSHPEVARAFYADVTALG